The following proteins come from a genomic window of Methanocella conradii HZ254:
- a CDS encoding outer membrane protein assembly factor BamB family protein, translating into MKRLLIALFVLAVLAPAIALADWPQARHDAQHTSVADSALKPPLAVDWQTNIGGKAISSPIVYNGTLFAGNGDGKEVYALDAASGRQLWKFTTGGSVESTPAAANGSVVVCSYDGYVYRLDASSGRQLWKYYAKSGIYSSPLIYDNKVFVGTDDGSFYALNLDSGLIAWSLPKATQSSPAADNGKVFVGTYDGTFYALDAESGHEVWSYDTKDSIHSSPLIHNNTVYVATRNGMLYAFDTISGSIRWTYDLGYNTDATPSINLATETLYIGTYGGRIFALDATNGSLRWVSDFYGPIYQSVAVSGCLYGATQDGKLFALDGANGSGLWTYSLKSGAFASPAVDGGRLYMATLGGDIVAFKESADTPTTPPSSTSEQASTPFLEPIICAAAILLTANLCRRNR; encoded by the coding sequence ATGAAAAGGCTCCTTATAGCGCTCTTTGTCCTTGCAGTGCTGGCCCCTGCAATAGCTTTGGCTGATTGGCCCCAGGCGAGGCACGACGCACAGCACACCTCGGTGGCGGACTCTGCGCTTAAGCCCCCGCTGGCCGTGGACTGGCAAACCAATATAGGAGGAAAGGCCATTTCATCTCCCATAGTTTATAATGGCACGCTTTTTGCAGGGAATGGCGATGGCAAGGAGGTATACGCCCTCGACGCGGCCAGCGGCAGGCAGCTCTGGAAGTTCACGACGGGCGGCTCGGTAGAGTCCACACCTGCGGCCGCGAACGGCTCAGTAGTCGTTTGCTCATACGACGGCTACGTATACAGGCTAGACGCCTCTAGCGGCAGGCAGCTCTGGAAGTATTACGCTAAGAGCGGCATCTACTCCTCGCCGCTTATATACGATAACAAGGTCTTCGTGGGCACAGATGACGGGAGCTTCTATGCCCTGAACCTGGATAGTGGGCTTATAGCCTGGTCGCTCCCGAAGGCCACCCAATCGTCCCCTGCGGCTGATAATGGCAAAGTCTTCGTAGGCACATACGACGGCACCTTCTATGCCCTTGACGCAGAATCGGGCCACGAAGTATGGTCTTATGACACGAAGGACTCCATCCATTCATCGCCGCTAATTCATAATAATACCGTATACGTGGCAACCCGCAATGGGATGCTGTACGCCTTCGACACGATAAGCGGAAGCATACGATGGACATATGACTTAGGGTATAATACCGATGCAACGCCCTCCATCAACCTGGCCACGGAGACGCTATACATAGGGACGTATGGTGGCAGGATATTCGCGCTTGACGCCACTAATGGAAGCTTAAGATGGGTGTCGGATTTCTACGGGCCGATATACCAGAGCGTGGCCGTATCGGGCTGTTTGTATGGGGCCACCCAGGATGGCAAGCTCTTCGCCCTCGACGGGGCGAACGGCTCAGGGCTCTGGACGTATAGCCTCAAGTCTGGGGCGTTCGCATCCCCGGCAGTAGACGGCGGCAGGCTGTACATGGCCACGCTTGGAGGCGACATCGTAGCGTTCAAGGAGTCTGCCGATACTCCCACTACGCCTCCATCCTCGACCAGCGAGCAGGCTTCAACGCCATTCCTGGAGCCCATTATATGCGCCGCCGCCATCCTTCTAACGGCAAATTTATGCCGCAGGAACCGATAA
- a CDS encoding sugar phosphate nucleotidyltransferase gives MMKVVIPAAGAGKRLYPHTYTKPKPMVSVAGKPIIGHILDKMLDLEPEEVIVVVGYMRDKLISYINTHYAGAFKKVTFVDQEQQLGLGHSIYVTRKAVGDSPILIALGDMIFKDGYSEFLKQHLRNGKCSGSIGVKTIDNPEHYGIVYLNPDNTINRLVEKPRHSTSNLGIAGVYFIEDTPRLFDALDYVVRSNHSGEVQLTDALQRAVEEGSVYKTFEVNSWYDCGRPRSLLDVNRILLSEMGISENGATNSIIIQPVSIGRNARVENSIIGPYVSISEGAIVNNSIIEDSIVGNNAEVKYMMLRSSIIGDHAILIGKSNALNIGDSSTIEF, from the coding sequence ATGATGAAGGTGGTCATACCGGCAGCGGGCGCTGGAAAACGGCTATACCCCCACACTTATACGAAACCGAAGCCAATGGTATCCGTCGCGGGAAAGCCCATCATAGGCCACATCCTGGACAAGATGCTCGACCTCGAGCCTGAAGAGGTCATCGTGGTCGTCGGATACATGAGAGACAAGCTCATCTCGTACATAAACACGCACTACGCTGGCGCTTTCAAAAAGGTCACCTTCGTCGACCAGGAACAGCAGCTTGGCCTCGGGCACTCCATATATGTCACCAGGAAAGCGGTTGGCGACAGCCCAATCCTCATAGCGCTCGGCGACATGATCTTCAAGGATGGCTATAGCGAATTCCTGAAGCAGCACCTGCGCAACGGCAAGTGCTCCGGCTCCATCGGCGTCAAGACGATAGACAACCCCGAGCACTACGGCATAGTGTACCTGAACCCCGATAACACGATAAATCGGCTCGTCGAAAAGCCAAGGCATTCCACCTCTAACCTGGGGATAGCGGGCGTATACTTCATCGAGGACACGCCAAGGCTCTTCGATGCGCTGGACTACGTGGTCCGCTCAAACCACTCGGGCGAGGTCCAGCTCACCGACGCCCTGCAGAGGGCCGTTGAGGAAGGCTCGGTCTATAAGACGTTTGAGGTGAACAGCTGGTACGACTGCGGCCGCCCCAGGTCGCTCCTCGACGTTAACAGGATACTGCTCTCCGAGATGGGCATTTCAGAGAACGGCGCCACCAACTCCATAATAATCCAGCCGGTGTCCATCGGCAGGAACGCCAGGGTCGAGAACTCCATCATAGGGCCCTACGTGTCAATCTCCGAGGGCGCAATCGTGAATAACTCAATCATCGAAGACAGCATCGTGGGCAATAACGCCGAGGTAAAATATATGATGCTTCGCTCCTCTATAATCGGCGACCACGCCATACTAATAGGCAAGTCTAACGCGTTGAACATAGGGGACTCGTCCACTATAGAGTTTTGA
- a CDS encoding UDP-glucuronic acid decarboxylase family protein, translating to MYTSVVTGGAGFIGSHLCEYLLSKGERVIAVDNLGSGNMDNVKGMLDDDNFSFIEHDVREPLKIGERVDFFYHLASRASPSDFGRYPIEIMMTNSVGTYNVINVALENKARFLLASTSESYGDPDVSPQPETYWGHVNPVGPRSCYDESKRFAEALTMAFIRRQGLDGRVIRIFNTYGPRMRPDDGRVVPNFITQALSGKPLTVYGDGSQTRSFCYVSDLVRGIYLMMHSNAKGMVVNLGNPDEMTVLELARKIKDMTGSPSEIVFKPLPENDPLQRRPDIARAKALLGWEPEVSLEDGLKRTIAWFRERMNKKGRGP from the coding sequence ATGTACACTTCAGTCGTGACAGGCGGGGCGGGCTTCATAGGCTCGCACCTGTGCGAATACCTGCTGAGCAAGGGGGAGAGGGTGATCGCAGTCGATAACCTGGGCAGCGGCAACATGGATAACGTTAAAGGCATGCTCGATGACGATAATTTTTCTTTTATAGAGCACGACGTCCGTGAGCCGCTCAAGATTGGCGAAAGGGTGGACTTTTTCTATCACCTGGCCTCGCGGGCCTCGCCCTCTGACTTCGGCCGCTATCCGATAGAGATAATGATGACAAATAGCGTGGGGACCTATAATGTAATAAACGTAGCGTTGGAGAATAAGGCCAGGTTTCTGCTGGCCTCGACCTCGGAATCTTACGGCGACCCGGACGTAAGCCCCCAGCCGGAGACCTACTGGGGCCACGTAAACCCTGTAGGCCCGAGGAGCTGCTACGACGAGAGCAAGCGGTTCGCCGAGGCGCTCACCATGGCTTTCATAAGGCGCCAGGGCCTGGATGGCCGGGTCATCCGTATTTTTAATACGTATGGCCCGAGGATGAGGCCGGACGACGGCCGGGTGGTGCCGAACTTCATAACGCAGGCTCTCTCGGGCAAGCCGCTCACGGTGTACGGCGACGGCTCTCAGACGCGTAGCTTTTGCTACGTCTCCGACCTTGTGAGGGGCATATACCTGATGATGCACTCCAACGCGAAGGGCATGGTAGTAAACCTGGGGAATCCTGACGAGATGACGGTGCTTGAGCTTGCCAGGAAGATAAAGGATATGACGGGAAGCCCGTCTGAGATAGTCTTTAAGCCCCTTCCCGAGAATGACCCCCTTCAGCGGAGGCCCGACATCGCCAGGGCTAAAGCCCTATTAGGCTGGGAGCCTGAAGTGAGCCTCGAAGATGGCCTGAAGCGCACTATAGCATGGTTCAGGGAGCGTATGAATAAAAAGGGGCGAGGGCCATGA
- the rfbD gene encoding dTDP-4-dehydrorhamnose reductase → MILVTGSGLLGSDMIRVLRREHEVVGTYNKTPKEGTIRLDITDREGTIRAIRELKPEYVVHTAALTNVDYCEDHEAEAMAVNGQGTKNVVDAARAAGSKVVYVSTDYVFDGSRGMYREDDDVCPISAYARSKLMGELHVEEMEDFIIARTSVVYGNARQNFVSWVKDSLAKGQRIKVVTDQFNSPTLSYDCAEAVAALIRSGASGIYHTAGSERISRYEFARKIALFYGLDLGLIEPVPTSALSQKARRPMDSSLDVTRISAYHRMLNIMEGLRKMEEVK, encoded by the coding sequence ATGATACTGGTCACTGGCAGCGGCCTCCTGGGCTCGGACATGATAAGGGTGCTGAGAAGGGAGCACGAAGTCGTTGGCACCTATAATAAAACGCCGAAGGAAGGCACAATACGCCTGGACATAACGGACAGGGAGGGCACGATTCGCGCAATAAGGGAGCTTAAGCCCGAGTATGTCGTGCATACCGCTGCCCTGACAAACGTCGACTATTGCGAGGACCACGAGGCTGAGGCCATGGCGGTCAACGGCCAGGGCACTAAGAACGTGGTGGATGCCGCAAGAGCAGCAGGCTCTAAGGTGGTTTACGTATCGACAGATTACGTTTTCGATGGCTCCAGGGGCATGTATAGGGAGGATGACGACGTGTGCCCTATCTCCGCCTATGCACGCTCTAAGCTCATGGGGGAGCTACACGTTGAAGAGATGGAGGATTTCATCATCGCACGGACCAGCGTAGTGTACGGCAACGCCCGCCAAAACTTCGTGAGCTGGGTGAAGGACTCGCTGGCGAAGGGCCAGAGGATAAAAGTGGTCACCGACCAGTTTAACTCGCCGACCCTTTCCTACGACTGCGCCGAGGCCGTCGCCGCCCTTATAAGGAGCGGGGCTTCGGGCATATACCATACGGCGGGGAGCGAGAGGATAAGCCGCTATGAGTTCGCCAGGAAGATAGCCCTTTTCTATGGCCTGGATTTAGGGCTTATCGAGCCAGTGCCCACGTCGGCGCTCAGCCAGAAGGCGAGGCGGCCGATGGACTCGTCGCTGGACGTCACCAGGATAAGCGCCTATCACAGGATGCTTAACATAATGGAGGGGTTGAGGAAGATGGAGGAAGTGAAATGA
- a CDS encoding glucose-1-phosphate thymidylyltransferase gives MKGLVLSGGSGTRLRPLTHTGPKQLIPVANKPVLQYVIEDLKEAGITDIGVILGNNGKEQVIAELKDGSQYGVKITYIEQGAPLGIAHAVQCARDFMGDDDFIVYLGDNMLKDGVKGLVDDFMEGDYDAAISLQAVPNPQQFGVAELDKDGRVISLEEKPKVPKSNYALVGVYLFTPVIFDMIKQIKPSWRNELEITDAIQKLLDNHYKVRSHIVTGWWKDTGKPEDILEVNRLVLDELKPTVRGVIEDGASVAGRVSLGSNSIVKKGCVVRGPVVIGDGCTIEAGTYIGPYTSIGNDCIIKGAYIESSVLMGGCRVECDSRIVDSLIGKNATILSANHEVPKGTRLIVGENSYLKI, from the coding sequence ATGAAGGGACTTGTGTTGTCGGGGGGCAGCGGCACCAGGCTGAGGCCGCTCACCCACACAGGGCCGAAGCAGCTTATACCCGTGGCCAATAAGCCAGTGCTGCAGTACGTCATCGAGGACTTGAAGGAGGCTGGCATCACCGACATAGGCGTCATACTCGGAAACAATGGCAAGGAGCAGGTTATCGCCGAGCTGAAAGATGGGAGCCAGTACGGCGTTAAGATAACGTATATTGAGCAGGGGGCGCCCCTGGGCATCGCCCACGCCGTCCAGTGCGCCCGCGATTTCATGGGCGACGATGATTTTATTGTTTATTTGGGCGATAACATGCTCAAAGACGGGGTCAAGGGCCTCGTAGACGACTTCATGGAGGGCGACTACGATGCGGCCATATCGCTTCAGGCGGTCCCGAACCCGCAGCAGTTCGGCGTGGCCGAGCTCGATAAGGATGGCAGGGTTATAAGCCTGGAGGAGAAGCCGAAGGTGCCTAAGAGCAATTATGCGCTGGTCGGCGTCTACCTGTTCACGCCCGTCATCTTCGACATGATAAAGCAGATAAAGCCCTCCTGGCGGAACGAGCTCGAGATCACGGACGCCATCCAGAAGCTTCTCGATAATCACTATAAGGTAAGGTCTCACATCGTGACCGGCTGGTGGAAGGATACCGGTAAGCCAGAGGACATTCTGGAAGTTAACCGACTCGTGCTGGACGAGCTTAAGCCCACCGTGAGGGGCGTCATCGAGGATGGGGCGAGCGTGGCGGGGCGCGTCTCGCTTGGAAGCAACTCCATAGTAAAGAAGGGGTGCGTGGTGCGTGGCCCAGTGGTCATCGGCGATGGCTGTACCATAGAGGCTGGCACGTACATAGGCCCATACACCTCCATAGGCAACGACTGCATCATAAAGGGCGCCTACATCGAGTCGTCCGTGCTCATGGGGGGCTGCCGGGTGGAATGCGACAGCCGCATCGTAGATAGCTTAATAGGCAAGAACGCGACCATCCTCTCCGCCAACCACGAGGTGCCAAAGGGCACCAGGCTCATCGTGGGCGAGAACTCCTACCTGAAGATCTAG
- the rfbB gene encoding dTDP-glucose 4,6-dehydratase: MGDRVTLMVTGAAGFIGSNFVHYMLKKHPGIDILVYDKLTYAGNLDNLKDVRDKIKFIRGDICDARAVGETIRQFGVDEIINFAAETHVDRSISSAADFLESNIRGVYTLLEATRQYDIRKFLQISTDEVYGSIQNGSFYETSNVNPSNPYSAAKAAGDLLAKSYHNTYGVPVLITRSSNNFGPYQYPEKLIPLMIIKALNSEPLPVYGTGMNVRDWLYVEDNCAGIDTVFRKGRLGEVYNIGGGNEKANLEVVKLILRQLGKPESLITFVKDRPGHDLRYSLNSDKTRALGWKPAHAFEDAMRKTIEWYVKNEWWWRPLLSRN; the protein is encoded by the coding sequence ATGGGTGATCGTGTGACGCTAATGGTTACTGGCGCCGCGGGCTTTATAGGCTCGAACTTCGTCCACTACATGCTAAAAAAACATCCTGGCATCGATATCCTCGTATATGATAAGCTCACCTACGCGGGCAACCTTGATAACCTCAAGGATGTTCGGGATAAAATTAAATTTATCAGGGGTGACATATGCGATGCCCGCGCTGTTGGCGAGACTATAAGGCAGTTCGGCGTGGACGAGATCATCAATTTTGCGGCGGAAACGCACGTCGATAGAAGCATAAGCAGCGCTGCAGACTTTTTGGAGTCCAACATAAGGGGGGTGTACACGCTTCTCGAGGCGACGCGGCAATATGATATAAGGAAATTCCTTCAGATATCAACGGACGAGGTCTATGGAAGCATACAAAACGGCTCTTTCTATGAGACTTCCAACGTAAACCCGTCGAATCCTTATTCTGCTGCGAAGGCGGCGGGGGACCTGCTCGCCAAATCTTATCATAACACATACGGGGTGCCGGTACTCATAACGCGGAGCAGCAACAACTTCGGGCCATACCAGTACCCGGAGAAGCTCATACCCCTCATGATCATCAAAGCTTTGAACAGCGAGCCACTGCCGGTCTATGGTACGGGCATGAACGTCAGGGACTGGCTCTACGTGGAGGACAACTGCGCGGGGATTGACACAGTATTCCGAAAGGGCAGGCTTGGAGAGGTCTACAACATCGGCGGGGGCAACGAGAAGGCGAACCTCGAAGTGGTAAAGTTAATATTAAGGCAGCTCGGCAAGCCCGAGTCGCTTATAACATTTGTAAAGGACCGCCCTGGCCACGACCTCCGCTACTCGCTAAACAGCGACAAAACCAGGGCGCTGGGCTGGAAGCCCGCCCACGCCTTTGAGGATGCCATGCGAAAGACGATCGAATGGTACGTCAAAAACGAGTGGTGGTGGCGTCCGCTTTTAAGTAGAAACTAG
- a CDS encoding dTDP-4-dehydrorhamnose 3,5-epimerase family protein — translation MPQKLIDGVVVKPLRLNVDERGFLMEVMRPDWETFKKFGQVYVTSAYPGVVKGWHYHKKQWDNFVCVRGMMKVVLYDPRNDSPTRGVVNEFFIGERNPVQVSIPPYVYHGFKCISTEEALIVNVPTEMYNYEKPDEYRLPPDTKEIPYDWGLAPGLKHG, via the coding sequence ATGCCTCAGAAGCTTATTGATGGAGTCGTGGTTAAGCCGCTTCGCCTTAACGTTGACGAGCGTGGTTTTTTAATGGAGGTCATGCGCCCTGATTGGGAAACCTTTAAAAAGTTCGGCCAGGTGTACGTTACCTCGGCGTATCCTGGCGTGGTGAAGGGGTGGCACTATCACAAGAAGCAGTGGGATAATTTCGTGTGCGTTAGGGGCATGATGAAGGTCGTGCTCTATGACCCCAGGAATGATTCGCCTACTAGAGGCGTGGTAAATGAGTTTTTCATTGGCGAGAGGAACCCGGTGCAGGTGAGCATACCTCCTTACGTTTACCATGGGTTCAAGTGTATAAGCACCGAAGAAGCTTTAATTGTGAACGTGCCCACCGAGATGTATAACTATGAAAAGCCTGACGAGTACAGGCTGCCCCCGGACACGAAGGAGATACCTTATGACTGGGGCCTCGCTCCAGGGCTAAAGCATGGGTGA
- a CDS encoding glycosyltransferase family 2 protein — protein sequence MKTTLILPAYNEEEALPKTLDEYVGYVDEVIVVNDGSKDRTEIVASEYASKNPKIKYIKHEKNRGKPEAIRTGVKNATGDVLIFTDADCTYPASYIPEAIGYIQKGADMVMGARLFNKHNIRLLNKVGNTIFSMLITYLCYTKIHDAQTGFRVMRKDVFPRLDVQARGLEYETKMTMRAAKMGYNIVEIPIEYRKRVGKSKLHPFKDGYNMLKSIPSIIWDESTALFKSVIIINALLFIIGLAFGIYSIYDKLAHGTLVHQYYPLISVIMLLVAMQLMSFSLMMDFIVNKLNKIDEKLKRI from the coding sequence ATGAAAACAACGCTAATCTTGCCAGCCTATAACGAAGAAGAAGCGCTCCCCAAGACGCTGGACGAGTATGTGGGCTACGTGGACGAGGTAATAGTGGTCAACGACGGCTCAAAGGACAGGACAGAAATCGTAGCCTCTGAGTACGCCTCGAAAAATCCAAAGATCAAATACATAAAACATGAGAAGAACAGGGGAAAGCCGGAGGCCATCCGCACGGGGGTGAAGAACGCCACGGGAGACGTACTCATTTTTACCGATGCCGACTGTACTTACCCTGCATCGTATATTCCTGAGGCCATAGGCTACATCCAAAAAGGCGCTGACATGGTAATGGGCGCACGGCTTTTTAATAAGCATAACATACGGCTGTTGAACAAGGTGGGCAACACGATTTTTTCCATGCTCATAACCTATTTGTGCTATACTAAGATACACGATGCACAGACAGGATTCAGAGTCATGCGTAAGGACGTATTCCCGAGGCTAGACGTGCAGGCCAGGGGCTTAGAGTACGAGACGAAGATGACCATGAGAGCGGCTAAGATGGGCTACAACATCGTGGAAATACCCATCGAGTACCGCAAGCGGGTGGGCAAGTCTAAACTGCATCCATTCAAGGATGGCTACAACATGCTCAAGTCCATCCCGTCCATCATCTGGGATGAGAGCACCGCTCTGTTCAAGAGCGTTATAATCATTAATGCTTTGCTCTTCATCATAGGCCTCGCTTTCGGCATCTATTCCATCTACGATAAGCTGGCGCACGGAACTCTGGTGCACCAGTATTATCCGCTCATCTCTGTCATCATGCTCCTGGTTGCGATGCAGCTGATGAGCTTTAGCTTGATGATGGATTTCATAGTGAATAAGTTGAATAAGATAGACGAGAAGCTCAAGCGGATTTAG
- a CDS encoding EamA family transporter yields MNVVVELAISSLLAAAGQVAWRLGMKSAGTFDSYDLNTLLHVFTNWQVDLGLVLYGLSTLFWLSALSKKDLSYVYPFVAGTYILVLLLSYFVLKENFGLDRVFGAALVLTGLIIIVRGG; encoded by the coding sequence ATGAACGTTGTAGTCGAATTGGCCATATCATCGTTGCTCGCGGCCGCAGGGCAGGTCGCATGGAGGCTGGGCATGAAAAGCGCCGGAACTTTCGACTCCTACGACCTCAATACGCTGCTTCATGTCTTCACCAACTGGCAGGTCGACCTCGGGCTCGTCCTTTATGGCTTGAGCACCCTTTTCTGGCTGAGCGCCCTCTCCAAAAAGGACCTCTCATACGTATACCCGTTCGTCGCTGGAACCTACATACTGGTGCTTTTGCTATCCTACTTCGTGCTCAAGGAGAACTTCGGTTTAGATCGCGTATTCGGGGCGGCCCTCGTGCTCACCGGGCTTATAATCATAGTGAGAGGCGGATAA
- a CDS encoding glycosyltransferase family 39 protein: MSQALGMPLLKKAIALIRKHEALVVFVALFVVYLSNCTYYLSSTDTIPAILLPFNILDGRGLFLDGFYNDYYKDTTNWWGNYYFTFTRGHVLSMYPIVVPLLVLPLYVLPFIFIKLAGIPIDMHDHVFFLTVYGMEKLSAGVIAALSGVFMYMLLRELFGRKVSLAGTLFFALGTSTWTIGSQGLWQHGASELLLLAALLVLVRNVKSRKQLNFVLLGVLTALLVFNRPTNALLAIPLILYALSDFFVAKRLDGVVAYVASAAAVSLPFLAYNLYYFGGMFGAYSGFGYAFGAGDVSTRLAGLLVSPSRGLLIYTPAVLLAIPGYSLVKNLKPPALRNVFYVYGFSVVATMLIYSLYECWWGGGCYGPRFFTDMMPIMAIFVTFSIDWALKLKGSGRMMALAAIAVLIVASIAVQAIGAYLYPVYGFQWGHGQTITVEDQSKLWDWSDTQIGESLNGIFNRSAGYKYIIENGNVKVVPAG, encoded by the coding sequence ATGTCGCAGGCGTTGGGAATGCCGCTGCTTAAAAAGGCCATTGCCTTGATCCGGAAGCACGAGGCCCTCGTGGTCTTCGTGGCACTTTTCGTCGTGTACCTCTCGAACTGCACCTATTATCTAAGCTCTACGGATACCATCCCGGCCATTTTGCTTCCGTTCAACATACTGGACGGCCGTGGGCTGTTCCTCGACGGGTTCTATAACGATTACTATAAGGATACTACGAATTGGTGGGGCAACTATTATTTTACGTTCACCAGGGGCCACGTCCTCTCGATGTACCCGATCGTGGTGCCTCTACTCGTCCTCCCCTTGTATGTCTTGCCATTCATCTTTATAAAGCTAGCTGGCATCCCCATCGACATGCATGACCATGTTTTCTTTTTAACGGTCTATGGCATGGAAAAGCTCAGCGCCGGCGTCATCGCCGCTCTCTCCGGCGTCTTTATGTATATGTTGCTTAGGGAGTTGTTCGGCCGGAAGGTTTCTCTCGCAGGAACGCTGTTCTTCGCCCTGGGCACCAGCACGTGGACCATAGGAAGCCAGGGCCTATGGCAGCACGGGGCCTCGGAGCTTTTGCTCCTGGCGGCGCTCCTTGTGCTCGTCCGGAACGTGAAGTCCAGGAAGCAACTCAACTTTGTGCTGCTGGGCGTGCTGACGGCCTTGCTGGTCTTCAACAGGCCGACGAACGCCCTCCTTGCGATTCCTCTCATACTTTATGCGCTAAGCGACTTCTTCGTGGCGAAAAGGCTCGACGGCGTCGTGGCATACGTCGCCTCAGCGGCGGCCGTATCGCTCCCCTTCCTGGCGTATAACCTCTACTATTTTGGGGGCATGTTCGGAGCCTATAGCGGCTTCGGCTACGCCTTTGGCGCGGGCGACGTGTCCACGAGGCTGGCGGGCCTTCTGGTCAGCCCAAGCCGGGGCCTGCTGATTTACACGCCCGCCGTGCTGCTGGCCATCCCTGGATATTCCTTAGTAAAAAATCTCAAGCCTCCAGCCCTAAGGAACGTTTTCTACGTGTACGGCTTCTCCGTCGTCGCCACCATGCTTATCTACAGCCTTTACGAGTGCTGGTGGGGCGGGGGATGCTACGGCCCCAGGTTTTTCACAGACATGATGCCTATTATGGCCATATTTGTAACCTTCAGCATCGACTGGGCCTTAAAGTTAAAAGGCTCGGGCCGTATGATGGCGCTCGCCGCAATAGCCGTGCTGATCGTCGCCTCCATCGCTGTGCAGGCCATTGGCGCCTACCTCTACCCGGTCTATGGCTTCCAGTGGGGCCATGGGCAAACCATAACGGTTGAGGATCAGAGCAAGCTCTGGGACTGGAGCGATACCCAGATTGGCGAGAGCCTGAACGGCATCTTCAACCGGTCTGCCGGCTATAAGTATATCATTGAGAACGGCAACGTCAAGGTGGTGCCCGCAGGCTGA
- a CDS encoding glycosyltransferase family 39 protein has translation MGAAGGVVSFIRKHMALCLFLTLFIVFNLNMRANASVDTIPASLLPFSILQGHGLYLDEFMEYFTSIWSPPIGFLYERGGHYLSVYPIVIPLVLTPLYVLPCLALKLLDVPFDLYDPTFRLVVMGMEKLGASLIAALSGVFIYLALRRLTKEKTAILSALIFALATNVWAINSQALWQHGMSGLLLSILIFQAVEGGQKSRGWAICMGAVSALFFFNRPSDSFLLIPIIYYIETLKDRQVLFYYCLALAITALPFLAYNLYYFGSPIGGFNRMSSMLSLGGMPMGVLGLLVSPSRGILIFTPIILLAVPGYLKIRTIADWRLRRLLYLSGLAILAEVLLYGSFSDWHGGGCFGPRYLTCILPYAAVMISLFLDGLSGMKKAEWLAIAIITLLVAYSVFIQFLGAFSYPNGGYRWDQEHVLYGDEKYWNWRDNQIGYCLRSGIWSPLNVVGYVKDHILD, from the coding sequence ATGGGCGCTGCGGGTGGGGTCGTAAGCTTCATAAGAAAACACATGGCACTGTGCCTCTTTTTAACGCTCTTCATCGTATTCAACCTCAACATGCGGGCGAATGCCTCGGTGGATACCATCCCCGCGTCGCTACTCCCGTTCAGCATCCTCCAAGGCCATGGCCTGTACTTGGACGAATTTATGGAATACTTCACCAGCATATGGTCCCCGCCGATAGGATTTTTATATGAGAGAGGCGGCCATTACCTATCCGTATACCCGATCGTCATACCGCTCGTATTGACGCCCCTGTACGTTTTACCCTGCCTCGCGCTGAAGCTTCTCGACGTCCCGTTCGACCTTTATGACCCAACGTTCAGGCTGGTCGTTATGGGTATGGAAAAGCTGGGCGCATCGCTCATAGCCGCCCTCTCCGGCGTATTCATATACCTGGCCCTGCGGCGGCTGACGAAAGAGAAGACTGCCATATTGAGCGCCCTGATCTTCGCCCTCGCCACGAACGTATGGGCCATCAATAGCCAGGCCCTCTGGCAGCATGGCATGAGCGGGCTGCTACTTTCCATACTTATCTTTCAAGCCGTCGAAGGAGGGCAAAAGAGCCGCGGATGGGCCATTTGCATGGGAGCAGTATCCGCCCTCTTTTTCTTTAATAGGCCATCCGACAGCTTCCTGCTCATCCCCATTATCTACTACATAGAGACGCTCAAGGACAGACAGGTATTATTCTATTATTGCCTCGCCCTGGCCATCACGGCGCTACCCTTCTTGGCGTATAACCTATATTATTTCGGTAGCCCTATCGGCGGCTTTAACCGCATGTCCTCCATGCTGAGCCTGGGCGGCATGCCCATGGGCGTGCTCGGGCTGCTCGTCAGCCCGAGCCGGGGAATTTTGATTTTCACGCCCATCATCCTCCTGGCCGTTCCAGGTTACCTAAAGATCCGGACGATCGCCGACTGGCGGCTTAGGCGGCTTTTATACCTCTCGGGATTGGCAATCCTGGCCGAGGTCTTGCTTTATGGCAGCTTTTCGGATTGGCATGGCGGTGGATGTTTCGGCCCCCGCTACCTCACATGCATCCTTCCGTATGCCGCCGTAATGATCAGCCTATTCCTCGACGGCCTGTCGGGCATGAAAAAGGCAGAATGGCTGGCCATCGCCATCATCACCCTCCTGGTCGCCTACTCCGTCTTCATCCAGTTCCTCGGGGCCTTTAGCTATCCCAACGGTGGATACCGGTGGGACCAGGAACACGTCCTTTATGGTGACGAGAAATATTGGAACTGGAGAGACAACCAGATAGGGTATTGCCTGCGCTCAGGCATATGGAGCCCTCTGAACGTCGTGGGCTACGTGAAAGACCATATCCTCGATTAG